The sequence AACCTTTAGGCAAGAGCAGTAAAACAGATGACTATTTACTTTTTGTTCAACATGAAGCCATCCTGTTTCAATGCGTTGAATGTacggaatttatatatatgtgtatgtgtgttttatatatatatacatatatatatatatataatatatatatatatatatatatatatatatatatatatatatatatatatatatgtgtgtgtgtgtgtgtgtgtgtgtgtgtgtttgtgtgtgtgtgtgtgtatgtaaatcaaCTTTTGACGGTCTATTTACTATTGAAAAATAGAAAGAttgcttgagtgccatatgtggatgagatcatggcgagaggtagatgaagatggtttggtcatgttcttcacactcccccaGAGGGATTAATTCCCCAagtattcagctgggctccagaaggcactaaaaagaataggaagaccaaggcctacatggctgggaactatgaaGTGTGCAAtagaagatgatgagtggagaatcttggatttaaaaggtcaagatagagcgATTGGTGAAATCTGAAACTCCTTGCGtcgataggcataggaggagatgatgatatatatatatatatatatatatatatatatatatatatatatatatatatatatacatatatatatatatatatatatatatatatatatatatatatatatatatatatatatatatatatatatatatgtatatatataaatatatatatatatatatatatatatatatatatatatatatatatatatatatatatgtatatatatatatatatatatatatatatatatatatatatatatatatatatatatatatatatatatatatatatatatttgcatatatatatatatatatatatatatatatatatatatatatatatatatatatatatatatataaggaagtgtATGCTataaatgtaacatatatatatatatatatatatatatatatatatatatatatatatatatatatatatatatatacatatatatatatacatacatacatacatatatatataaatatatatatatatatatatatatatatatatatatgtatatatatatatatatatatatatatatatatatatatatatatatatatatatatatatatatatatatataaggaagtgtATGCTataaatgtaacatatatatatatatatatatatatatatatatatatatatatatatatatatacatacatacatacatatatatatatatatatatatatatatatatatatatatatatatatatatatgtgtgtgtgtgtgtgtgtgtgtgtgtgtgtgtgtgtgtgtgagtataaaatCTACTTCTGATGTCTATTTGCCATTGAAAAATAGCAAGTAACATAAATATcactttattatataattattgatatttatatgcaGCAAATATAACTGtctctagtcaactgcaggacaaaggaatcATGTATGTCATTATCTTGCCTGGTGCTCGGCCATTTTTCATCAAGGCGCTGGCCACTACAGATTTGAGTCTGAGTGCTCATAGCAATTCAAGCCAGTAAAGGAAATAATCATGATGGCGTagtaagaaaacgatgtacagacaggaGAGCGAAAATATTAATCAATGATTCTCTTATATCCCTGACGTGTGAGAAGACTCTCTAGAAGTTATTCGATTGAAGATTTAAAGCAAAAGATGacaatgttataaaatattttgagtcagtaaaataaatattatatttcttaaaagttttattagcataataagttttactttagataaaaataatattgattatatatacaaaaatctgaCAGAAAACGGAAGATATAAACATAGCGTTTCACTTGTCGTTGACCTAAATTAGTGACTGTGGACTTCCTGTTCCGAAATATGAATGtcttcctatcaacaatcatatGACTGCTGATAATTTATCTGTCTTTAGACAAACTCTAGACGAGATTAATGGCATGtctgatacctttttcctgcagtaaactagaaacggctatgTTGTTGCATGTGAATAGATAGTTATATTTTAAATAGATGTTTGCCATTTGctatttttcaataataaatgaaaagaaataattagatatacacacgcaaacacacacacacacacacacacacacacacacacacacatatatatatatatatatatatatatatatatatatatatatatatatatatatatatataatatatatatatatatatatatatatatatatttatatatatacatatgtatatatatatatatatatatatatatatatatatatatatatatatatatatatatatatatatatatatatatatatatatatttgtatgtatatatctatatataaatatatatatatatatatatatatatatatatatatatatatatatatatatatacatatatatatatatgcatacatatatatatatatatatatatatatatatatatatatatatatatatatgtgtgtgtgtgtgtgtgtatatatatatgcatatatatttatatatatagatatatataaatatatatatactgtatatatacatatatatagatatatatatatatatatatatatatatatatatatatatatatatatatatatatatatatatatatacatatatatatatatatatatatatatatatatatatatatatatatatatatatatatatatatacaggatatatatatatatatatatatatatatatatatatatatatatatatatatatatttatatatatatatctatacatataaatatatatgcatatatatacacgtatttatatatatttatgtatatatatatatatatatatatatatatatatatatatatatatatatatatatatatatatatactgtatatatatatatatatatatatatatatatatatatatatatatatatatatatatatatttatataatactgtatatatatatatatatatatatatatatatatatatatatatatatatatatatatatatatatatatatatatatatatatatatatatatatatatatattctttttctcctttgtttgcatcttttcccacttatatggggtcgatgtttctggctagcttTCTCCATCAACCTCTGTCCTACACTtcgtcaccggttaatccctttgatcgaaggtcatccttgatacaatccatccaccttcgctttggtctccctctccgtATCGTTCTCTGTATATCATttgcatcactctcctcccaatatactgttcatctcttctcatgacatgaccataccacctcagtctactttcttggatcataCCTGATAGTTCTCTAATTCTTGTGGTACCcccaattacctcattccgtatcgtgtctcttcttgtcaccccatatatccatttcaacattctcatctctgccacatccagtttcttctcttctgtcttctttattgcccacgtctccgctcaaTACAAttttcctgtgtactttaccttttaaCTCAACCCCTATTTTCCTCCACGCacattttttccaattcttccatttctcaatctcaaatactcttcaatactctattttccatttctcttctctactcctccagtttctcttctactacctcttgcctagtgctgcacagtataacatcatcagcaaaaagcatacaccaaggagactgatctctaatatctTGTTTtatacatccatgaccagatcaaataggtgaGGCCTCAATGCAGAACCCCgttgtagtcccacatttactgggacaCTTTctattaggcctatactgctcataaaatttgcttgtgccctctcatacatatcttgggtgattcttacgtatttctcagggactcccgtTTCTCTTACACATCTCCACAGCTTCTGACGTGGTGCTCgttcgtatgccttctccatgtcaataaagaccataagtaatcctttctgtttctcccgatgtttttctatcatctgcctccaaacaaatattgcttctacagtccctcttccaggcatgaatcaaaatttttcctcactaattgttgtttcatctctgagtctcttctcaattatCTTCTCCTATATTTTCacagtatggcttatcaactttatgcctctgtagttgccacatagctggatgtctcccttccccttatagatgggaatgattaggcttcctctccattcctctggcatcttttcctgattgaagatcttctacgTCAGGTCCCACaggatatctatgccttcctcttagagactcttccatacctctactggtatatcatccggtcctgcagctttactatttttcatcttctctaATACTTGTTCTATTTCTCTTCtggtcactcctatggtaactgcctcgtttgggattccatcttcaaatactgttctagggttctcctcattcaatagtccttcaaaataaatttcccaactttttttttaatttcattcttttcttcCAGAACTATACCACTGCTATCTTTCTATTGCcatatctgtgtcaggtctttagatgcagcatctcgggccttagtaATTCGTAAtaatttcttctctccttctggtgtttccatctctttattgacttcatttaatgtctctgccttcgcctttgctactgctcttcttgcttcttccTTTGCCAATTTATAGTCCTCTTTATCCCGCTCCCGTCCTTGATAAAGAGGTATAAATTGTTTGTCGCGTGAACGCAAAGGTTGGTACTAGCTCTGTAGATAaaagaaactgaggttctagtACGCTGTTTTCATTGATGATGaggtataaataatattaatgtttgatgactaaaaattttataaaatattctccttattatttgcttgaaatcttTATTCCTATGATGTCTGCAACGTCTTCTCACTCTTCACAGATATGAAAGAATGATTAAAAAAGATTTTCGATCTTTGTCTGTACATCGGTTTCTTACTACTTCCTCGTCATCATCATTTCCTTTACCAAGTTGTTGTGGTTATTCCTTTACGTTCGGTTCTATTCATTGGTGGGAAATATATAAAGGTATTTATGctgcatatatagatacacacacacacacacacacacacacacatatatatatatatatatatatatatatatatatatatatatatatgtatgtatatatatatatatatatatatatatatatatatatatatatatatgtatatatgtgtatatatatataaatatatatatatatatatatatatatatatatatatatatatatatatatatatatatatatactgtatatatatatatatatatatatatatatatatatatatatatatatatatatatatatatatatatatatatatatatatatataaacataagatgTATATACGGTAAGTTTAATGGATACATTTTCTTATGAATATATACTCATgctaatatatgtgtgtgaattccatttataaatatatatatatatatatatatatatatatatatatatatatatatatatatatatatatatatacatatatatatatatatatatatatatatatatatatatatatatatacatatatatatatatatatatatatatatatatatatatatatatatatatatatatatatatatatatatatttatacatatatatatatacatatatatatatatatatatatatatatatatatatatatatgtaatgtatat comes from Palaemon carinicauda isolate YSFRI2023 chromosome 3, ASM3689809v2, whole genome shotgun sequence and encodes:
- the LOC137633455 gene encoding uncharacterized protein translates to MEKAYERAPRQKLWRCVRETGVPEKYTWAIKKTEEKKLDVAEMRMLKWIYGVTRRDTIRNEVIGGTTRIRELSGMIQESRLRWYGHVMRRDEQYIGRRVMQMIYRERYGEGDQSEGGWIVSRMTFDQRD